Below is a window of Tistrella mobilis DNA.
CACGCCCGGCGCACAGAACCAGATCGGGTCCAGCGCCTCCCAGGGCCCCGGCTTCAGGCGTGGCAGTGCCGTGGCAAAGGGTAGTGCCGGATCGGCGCAGCAGGGCGACCGCGGCCCCAGGCGCAGCGGATGTTCGTAATGCCGGGTCATGCCCAGCCGCATCGGCCGCTCCAGCCCGTCGCGCTTCAGCCGGCGCAGCAGCTCCGGATCGGGAATCTCGTCCACATCCAGGATCAGGACCAGATCATCGGGGCGGGCGTCCTGAAGCGCGAACACCGCCGCATTGCGCTGGAAGGCCTCGCGATCCCAGCCCGAACTATCGGCCGGCCCAAGCCGGGGCAGGCTGATATGTCGGATGCGGGCGGCCAGATCCGGCCGCGACGCCCGCGCCTCTGCCCAGGCGAGCGGCTTGGGCGCGCCCTGCATGGTCTGCGCGCCCTCGACCAGAACATGCTGGTCGACCACGCCATCGAGTTCCGCGATGCGATGCGCCAGCATGACGAATTCGCCGTCGAACAGGAAGCAGTCATAGATGCGGCGCATGGGGCGATCCCTCGCAACACGGCGGGACCCTTGGAACACGACAGGGCCGGCCCGTCATCCGGGCCGGCCCATTCTTATCCGATCATCCGGCGGCCGATCAATGTGCCAGCGTCGGTGCCGCCGCCGGCGCGCCTGCACGGCCATGCCGGCGCAGTGCGAAGACCGCCGCCGAGGCGAGCAGGGCCGGCACCACGGCGGCCATCACCACCCATTCGGTGCTCCAGCCCGCGCCGATCAGCAGGCCGCCGGCCACCGGGCCGATGATCGATCCGATCCGGCCGACCCCCAGCGCCCAGCCGACACCGGTGGAGCGGATCGCGGTCGGGTAGACGCCGGCCGTCAGCGCGTTCATGCCGATCTGCGCGCCGACCACGCCATAGCCCGCCAGGAAGGTGGCCGGCATCAGGATCCAGAGATCCGAAGCACCGAGTGCGACCAGCGCGATGAAGCCGGCCGAGGCGGCATAGGCCGAACCCAGAACCAGATGCGGGTTCAGCCGGTCGATCATCCGGCCGAGGGTGATGGCGCCGACCACGCCGCCGAAATTCAGGATCGCGGTCGACAGAATGGCGATCTGGAGCGGCAGACCGGCGCCGCGCAGCAGCGAAGGCAGCCAGTTGACCAGGAAATACATCACCAGCAGGTTCATGAAGAAGGCGACCCAGAGCAGAAGGGTCACCCGGGCGCGGCCGTCCTCGAACAGCTTGCGGACCGGGAAGCCCTTGGCCTTCGGCTCGTTCAGCACATAGCTCCGGGGGCCGCCGGCCGCGATCGCGGGGTCGAGCCGGCGCATGATCCGGTCGATCTTCTCGGCCGGCGCCCCGCGCGCGACCAGATAGCGCACCGATTCCGGCAGCATCGCAATCAGCACCAGCAGCACCACCAGCGGCGCGATGCCGCCCAGGATGAACACCGACTGCCAGCCGAAAGCCGCGATCATCGGCGCCGAGAGCACGCCGCCGATGGTGGAGCCAAGCGGAAAGCCGCAGAACATCACCGTCACCAGCGTGGCGCGCAGCCGTGCCGGGGCATATTCCGAGGTCAGTGCGATGATGTTGGGCATCGCCCCGCCCAGGCCCAGCCCGGTGAGGAAACGATAGAGCAGCAGCTCGTTCATCGTGCCGGCCCAGGCGGTGATCAGCGAGAACACGCCGAAAATCGCCATCGACACCAGGATCACGCTTTTGCGCCCGAAACGGTCGGCGGCGGGGCTGAGCACGAAGGCGCCGACGGTCAGCCCGGCGAGGCCCGCCCCGAAGATCGGGCCGAAACTCGCCATGTTCATCTGCCATGCGTCAGCGATCACCGGCGCGACATAGGCGATCGCCTGAGTGTCGAAGCCGTCAAGAAGTGCGATCAGCGCACAAAGTGCCGTGATGGCGAATTGGAACCTGCCGAACCGCGCGCGTTCGATCACCGCGGTCACGTCTATGGTCTCTGGCCGGGCCATAGCCCCCCTCCTCCCATGTCTACCCACGTCTCTGATTTTTCGGCCCGGTTCCGGGGCGCCCTGGCCGGCGCCCGTCCCGGGTCTTTGCCTGTCCGTCTCAGGCGTTTGCGACCGCCTCGCGGTAAAGGCCGAGCTTTTCCTGCGCGGCCCGGTCGGAATAGCCGAACAGCACCAGCCGGCTGTCGGCCCTGATCGTCAGTTCGCGCCAGGACGGCACGACCAGCAGGTCGCGTTCCGCCAGCGAGAACACCTCGTCGCCCACCTTCGCCTCGCCCCGACCTTCGACCACCACATAGACCGTGCCGTCGGAAGACCGCCGCGGCCGGGTCTCGAAACCGGCCGGCAGCAGCCGGACATGGGCGGCGATGGTCGGCATCACCGGCCCGCCGGTGGCCGGATTCAGGAATTCGAGCGCATGGCCCAGCACCGGATCCGGCGCCTCGGCCGCCGCCAGATCGGCAAGCGCCGCCGACCAGTCGGCATGGGGGTAGTGGAACAACGGCTGCGCCGCCGGCCGGCGATCGGCGCTGCTGCCGCGCAGCGGCCGCAGATTGCGGCCATAGCGGCGCGTGCTGTCGCCCGGCGCCACGGTCTCGGGGTGTTCCGCGGCCTCCAGCCGTTCGGCGAAGCTGGCATCGAAATGGCGCACGGTCGGGATGTCGAGCCCGTCGAGCCAGATCATCGGCTGACCGGAATGATTGCCGTGATCATGCCACTGCCAGTTCGGCGTCAGCACCAGATCGAAGGGCCGCATCACCGCCTTTTCGCCGTCGACCGCGGTATAGGCGCCGTCGCCTTCCATCACGAAGCGCAGCGCCGACTGGCTGTGGCGATGACAGGGCGCCACCTCGCCCGGCAGGATCAGCTGCAACCCGGCATAGAGGCTGGGCGTGATGCCGGAAGAGCCGGGCAGGCCAGGGTTTTCCAGGATCAGCACCCGGCGTTCGGCCTGTTCGGCGCTGATCAGATCACCCGCCCGCAGCAGATGGTCGCGGGCCGAGGCATAGTCCCATTTCCAGGCCTGCGCCGGCGAGCGCGGCGTGGGTGTCACCAGCGCCGAGAGCACCTCCCACAAGGGATACAGGCTCTTCGGCCGCATCTCCTCGTAGAGCCGTTCCAGCTGGGCGCGGGCGTCATTGGGCAGGGGTGCGGACATCGGATCAGCCCTCGTCGACCATCACATGGAGCACGCCGTCTTCGACCCGCACCGGATAGGTGCGCACCGGTTCCGTACAGGGGGCGCCACACGGCGCGCCCGTGCGCACATCGAACAATCCCTGATGCAGCGGACATTCGATCAGATGTCCGTCCAGATAGCCGTCGGACAGGAAAGCGCGGCCATGGGTGCAGAGATCGTCGGTGGCGAAAAACGCGCCCTCCACCTCGTAAAAGGCGATGCGGCGACCGGCCGCTTCGGCGCAGGCCACGCCTTCATCGGCGAGGCGCGCGGTCTCGATGGTCTTGATCCAGCTCATTCTGGCTCGTCCTTGTCTGCAGGCGTGGCGGGCGAGGGAGGGCCTTGG
It encodes the following:
- the gtdA gene encoding gentisate 1,2-dioxygenase, with amino-acid sequence MSAPLPNDARAQLERLYEEMRPKSLYPLWEVLSALVTPTPRSPAQAWKWDYASARDHLLRAGDLISAEQAERRVLILENPGLPGSSGITPSLYAGLQLILPGEVAPCHRHSQSALRFVMEGDGAYTAVDGEKAVMRPFDLVLTPNWQWHDHGNHSGQPMIWLDGLDIPTVRHFDASFAERLEAAEHPETVAPGDSTRRYGRNLRPLRGSSADRRPAAQPLFHYPHADWSAALADLAAAEAPDPVLGHALEFLNPATGGPVMPTIAAHVRLLPAGFETRPRRSSDGTVYVVVEGRGEAKVGDEVFSLAERDLLVVPSWRELTIRADSRLVLFGYSDRAAQEKLGLYREAVANA
- a CDS encoding MFS transporter — translated: MARPETIDVTAVIERARFGRFQFAITALCALIALLDGFDTQAIAYVAPVIADAWQMNMASFGPIFGAGLAGLTVGAFVLSPAADRFGRKSVILVSMAIFGVFSLITAWAGTMNELLLYRFLTGLGLGGAMPNIIALTSEYAPARLRATLVTVMFCGFPLGSTIGGVLSAPMIAAFGWQSVFILGGIAPLVVLLVLIAMLPESVRYLVARGAPAEKIDRIMRRLDPAIAAGGPRSYVLNEPKAKGFPVRKLFEDGRARVTLLLWVAFFMNLLVMYFLVNWLPSLLRGAGLPLQIAILSTAILNFGGVVGAITLGRMIDRLNPHLVLGSAYAASAGFIALVALGASDLWILMPATFLAGYGVVGAQIGMNALTAGVYPTAIRSTGVGWALGVGRIGSIIGPVAGGLLIGAGWSTEWVVMAAVVPALLASAAVFALRRHGRAGAPAAAPTLAH
- a CDS encoding non-heme iron oxygenase ferredoxin subunit — encoded protein: MSWIKTIETARLADEGVACAEAAGRRIAFYEVEGAFFATDDLCTHGRAFLSDGYLDGHLIECPLHQGLFDVRTGAPCGAPCTEPVRTYPVRVEDGVLHVMVDEG